In the Osmerus eperlanus chromosome 27, fOsmEpe2.1, whole genome shotgun sequence genome, one interval contains:
- the LOC134013621 gene encoding uncharacterized protein LOC134013621 isoform X2 yields MGRTNVRTKDLTSRPRVQIQARFHNQRWRGRDTPLKTSAKRGKFRRLCSRPCRTVSRVLSPINESESFNERSVRPSTHNTDRLLRSNSTPSTVTYSPEESSDAALPAGVSFFLSDCDDSSSSMDTSSCTSLFSPEVFRREEVLEEPVMFPSLGEPEELQVKNSTLLDLSYAEDINMQQPPNLSSIIGHFCRHSKVTTPCVSLSQISLRYMMTEILRTDTPLALIQQLAQQKQGKIRTIRCRKKVTFNSCVLLEMPHDGLATPPANQGTGNPGVNCDGIVPREDVKNLTLTPAFPTTPEQAKFFDFADKEERDAFFQRLCQRFSFEFPFKLIT; encoded by the exons ATGGGGCGCACAAATGTCCGGACCAAGGACCTGACCTCCAGACCGCGGGTGCAGATTCAAGCTCGCTTTCACAACCAGCGATGGCGAGGGCGGGATACCCCATTGAAGACGTCGGCAAAAAGAGGCA AATTTAGGAGACTTTGCTCCAGGCCTTGTCGAACCGTGAGCAGGGTTCTGTCTCCCATCAACGAATCAGAAAGCTTTAATGAGAG ATCTGTCAGGCCCTCTACTCACAACACAGACAGGTTACTGCGATCTAACTCTACT CCCAGCACGGTGACCTACAGCCCAGAAGAAAGTTCAG ATGCAGCTCTGCCCGCAGGCGTGTCCTTTTTTCTGTCAGACTGTGatgattcctcctcctccatggatACCAGCAGTTGCACCAGTCTGTTTTCCCCCGAGGTGTTCCGCAGAGAGGAAGtcttgg AGGAACCAGTCATGTTCCCCAGCTTGGGGGAGCCAGAGGAGCTGCAGGTAAAGAACTCCACCCTCCTGGACCTCAGTTATGCGGAAGACATCAACATGCAGCAGCCCCCCAACCTGTCCTCCATCATAG GTCATTTTTGCAGGCATTCAAAGGTGACGACTCCTTGTGTCTCCCTTTCACAGATTTCTCTGAGGTACATGATGACAGAGATCCTGAGAACAG ATACCCCTCTGGCACTGATCCAGCAGCTGGCTCAACAGAAG CAAGGGAAGATCAGGACCATTAGGTGCAGGAAGAAAGTTACCTTCAATTCCTGTGTGCTCTTGGAGATGCCTCATGACGGCCTGGCAACTCCCCCGGCCAATCAGGGAACAGGCAACCCAGGAGTCAACTGTGATGGGATAGTTCCAAGGGAGGATGTGAAGAATTTGACCTTGACACCAGCCTTTCCTACCACACCAGAACAAGCAAAGTTCTTTGACTTTGCagacaaggaagagagagatgcgtTCTTCCAGCGGTTGTGTCAGAGGTTCTCGTTTGAGTTCCCCTTCAAACTG ATAACATAA
- the LOC134013621 gene encoding uncharacterized protein LOC134013621 isoform X1, which produces MGRTNVRTKDLTSRPRVQIQARFHNQRWRGRDTPLKTSAKRGKFRRLCSRPCRTVSRVLSPINESESFNERSVRPSTHNTDRLLRSNSTPSTVTYSPEESSDAALPAGVSFFLSDCDDSSSSMDTSSCTSLFSPEVFRREEVLEEPVMFPSLGEPEELQVKNSTLLDLSYAEDINMQQPPNLSSIIDFSEVHDDRDPENRYPSGTDPAAGSTEEKLLNVSIERTPLPCGYSAPPVPTKIPRQGKIRTIRCRKKVTFNSCVLLEMPHDGLATPPANQGTGNPGVNCDGIVPREDVKNLTLTPAFPTTPEQAKFFDFADKEERDAFFQRLCQRFSFEFPFKLIT; this is translated from the exons ATGGGGCGCACAAATGTCCGGACCAAGGACCTGACCTCCAGACCGCGGGTGCAGATTCAAGCTCGCTTTCACAACCAGCGATGGCGAGGGCGGGATACCCCATTGAAGACGTCGGCAAAAAGAGGCA AATTTAGGAGACTTTGCTCCAGGCCTTGTCGAACCGTGAGCAGGGTTCTGTCTCCCATCAACGAATCAGAAAGCTTTAATGAGAG ATCTGTCAGGCCCTCTACTCACAACACAGACAGGTTACTGCGATCTAACTCTACT CCCAGCACGGTGACCTACAGCCCAGAAGAAAGTTCAG ATGCAGCTCTGCCCGCAGGCGTGTCCTTTTTTCTGTCAGACTGTGatgattcctcctcctccatggatACCAGCAGTTGCACCAGTCTGTTTTCCCCCGAGGTGTTCCGCAGAGAGGAAGtcttgg AGGAACCAGTCATGTTCCCCAGCTTGGGGGAGCCAGAGGAGCTGCAGGTAAAGAACTCCACCCTCCTGGACCTCAGTTATGCGGAAGACATCAACATGCAGCAGCCCCCCAACCTGTCCTCCATCATAG ATTTCTCTGAGGTACATGATGACAGAGATCCTGAGAACAG ATACCCCTCTGGCACTGATCCAGCAGCTGGCTCAACAGAAG AGAAATTGTTGAATGTGTCCATCGAGAGAACTCCTCTACCTTGTGGATACAGTGCACCCCCAGTGCCCACAAAAATACCCAGG CAAGGGAAGATCAGGACCATTAGGTGCAGGAAGAAAGTTACCTTCAATTCCTGTGTGCTCTTGGAGATGCCTCATGACGGCCTGGCAACTCCCCCGGCCAATCAGGGAACAGGCAACCCAGGAGTCAACTGTGATGGGATAGTTCCAAGGGAGGATGTGAAGAATTTGACCTTGACACCAGCCTTTCCTACCACACCAGAACAAGCAAAGTTCTTTGACTTTGCagacaaggaagagagagatgcgtTCTTCCAGCGGTTGTGTCAGAGGTTCTCGTTTGAGTTCCCCTTCAAACTG ATAACATAA
- the LOC134013621 gene encoding uncharacterized protein LOC134013621 isoform X3 produces MGRTNVRTKDLTSRPRVQIQARFHNQRWRGRDTPLKTSAKRGKFRRLCSRPCRTVSRVLSPINESESFNERSVRPSTHNTDRLLRSNSTPSTVTYSPEESSDAALPAGVSFFLSDCDDSSSSMDTSSCTSLFSPEVFRREEVLEEPVMFPSLGEPEELQVKNSTLLDLSYAEDINMQQPPNLSSIIDFSEVHDDRDPENRYPSGTDPAAGSTEAREDQDH; encoded by the exons ATGGGGCGCACAAATGTCCGGACCAAGGACCTGACCTCCAGACCGCGGGTGCAGATTCAAGCTCGCTTTCACAACCAGCGATGGCGAGGGCGGGATACCCCATTGAAGACGTCGGCAAAAAGAGGCA AATTTAGGAGACTTTGCTCCAGGCCTTGTCGAACCGTGAGCAGGGTTCTGTCTCCCATCAACGAATCAGAAAGCTTTAATGAGAG ATCTGTCAGGCCCTCTACTCACAACACAGACAGGTTACTGCGATCTAACTCTACT CCCAGCACGGTGACCTACAGCCCAGAAGAAAGTTCAG ATGCAGCTCTGCCCGCAGGCGTGTCCTTTTTTCTGTCAGACTGTGatgattcctcctcctccatggatACCAGCAGTTGCACCAGTCTGTTTTCCCCCGAGGTGTTCCGCAGAGAGGAAGtcttgg AGGAACCAGTCATGTTCCCCAGCTTGGGGGAGCCAGAGGAGCTGCAGGTAAAGAACTCCACCCTCCTGGACCTCAGTTATGCGGAAGACATCAACATGCAGCAGCCCCCCAACCTGTCCTCCATCATAG ATTTCTCTGAGGTACATGATGACAGAGATCCTGAGAACAG ATACCCCTCTGGCACTGATCCAGCAGCTGGCTCAACAGAAG CAAGGGAAGATCAGGACCATTAG